In Lodderomyces elongisporus chromosome 2, complete sequence, the following proteins share a genomic window:
- the ETR1_2 gene encoding mitochondrial 2-enoyl thioester reductase, which produces MLRLAPLTFKRSMITAQAVVYQNHGPPKDVLFTQKFTIDDDNLSADQIVVKTIASPVNPSDINQIQGVYPSKPEKTLQFGTKEPAAPCGNEGLFEVLKVGSNVKNFQPGDWVIPAQVNFGTWRTHALATEDDFIKLKKGLTVNQGATISVNPPTAYLMLTHYVKLTPAKDWYVQNGGTSAVGRYASQIGKLLGFNSISVVRDQHESTSTIGELEELGATKVITEKQNSDREVSAQLKQQVKDTQGQVKLALNCVGGASSQGIARKLDRDGLMLTYGGMSMKPVTIPTSLFIFKNITTAGFWVTELLKNDPELKVKVLDQIQDWYVDGKLKDYPSKVLNVGQDKLEDLHKTYLEGTEGSGGKYLVEYK; this is translated from the coding sequence ATGTTGAGATTGGCGCCATTGACATTCAAGAGATCAATGATTACTGCACAAGCTGTTGTTTACCAAAACCACGGTCCACCAAAGGACGTCTTGTTCACTCAAAAGTTTACCATTGACGATGACAATTTATCGGCAGACCAAATTGTTGTGAAAACCATTGCCTCACCAGTAAACCCTTCTGATATCAACCAAATCCAAGGTGTTTATCCAtcaaaaccagaaaaaaCTTTGCAATTCGGCACAAAAGAACCAGCTGCTCCATGTGGTAACGAAGGTTTATTTGAAGTTTTAAAAGTAGGCTCCAATGTCAAGAATTTCCAACCTGGTGACTGGGTCATTCCAGCCCAGGTCAACTTCGGTACATGGAGAACCCACGCCTTAGCTACTGAAGACGATTTCATCAAGTTGAAAAAGGGATTAACCGTTAACCAAGGTGCAACAATTTCAGTTAACCCACCAACTGCATACCTCATGTTGACCCACTATGTCAAGCTCACTCCCGCTAAAGATTGGTACGTTCAGAATGGAGGTACCTCAGCAGTGGGTAGATATGCTTCACAGATTGGTAAGCTTTTGGGATTCAACTCAATCTCTGTTGTTAGAGACCAACACGAGTCAACAAGCACAATTGGCGAGTTGGAAGAGTTGGGTGCTACAAAAGTTATTACAGAGAAGCAAAACCTGGACAGAGAAGTAAGTGCACAACTTAAACAACAAGTGAAGGATACTCAAGGTCAAGTCAAGCTTGCACTCAATTGTGTTGGTGGTGCATCGTCTCAAGGCATTGCTAGAAAACTTGATAGAGACGGATTGATGTTGACTTATGGTGGAATGTCAATGAAACCAGTGACCATCCCAACATCCCTCTTTATCTTCAAAAACATCACTACCGCAGGTTTCTGGGTCACTgagttgttgaaaaacGACCCTGAattgaaagtgaaagtATTGGACCAAATTCAGGATTGGTACGTTGATGGTAAATTGAAAGATTACCCAAGCAAGGTTTTGAATGTTGGACAAGATAAATTGGAAGACTTGCACAAGACATACCTCGAAGGTACTGAAGGAAGTGGCGGTAAATATTTGGTCGAATACAAATAA